A section of the Kribbella sp. HUAS MG21 genome encodes:
- the map gene encoding type I methionyl aminopeptidase has protein sequence MVELKTPAEIEQMRAAGRVVANVLQTVKQAAAVGVSLLELDEVARDVLRSAGAVSLFDGYQPRFATAPFSGVICTSVNDAVLHGLPSDLRLADGDLLNVDCGASVDGWCADSAISFCVGTARAADLELIATTEEALGAGIAAAVDGNRIGDIGAAIGRVGRRAGVGTNLDFGGHGIGRRMHQEPHVPNNGRPGRGLKLRTGQVFAIEPWFWSGPGSTYTIDPDGWTLRSADQTRGAHAEHTVALTPEGPQILTLP, from the coding sequence ATGGTCGAGCTGAAGACGCCGGCGGAGATCGAGCAGATGCGCGCGGCGGGGCGGGTCGTCGCGAACGTTCTGCAGACCGTGAAGCAGGCGGCCGCGGTCGGGGTTTCGCTACTGGAGCTCGACGAGGTGGCTCGTGACGTACTGCGGTCCGCCGGGGCGGTGTCGCTGTTCGACGGGTACCAGCCCCGGTTCGCGACGGCGCCGTTCAGCGGCGTGATCTGCACGTCGGTGAACGACGCCGTACTGCACGGGCTGCCGTCCGACCTGCGGCTCGCGGACGGCGACCTGCTGAACGTGGACTGCGGGGCGTCGGTCGACGGCTGGTGCGCGGATTCGGCGATCAGCTTCTGCGTCGGTACGGCGCGGGCAGCGGACCTGGAGCTGATCGCGACGACCGAGGAAGCCCTCGGCGCGGGTATCGCGGCGGCGGTCGACGGCAACCGGATCGGCGACATCGGCGCGGCGATCGGCCGGGTCGGGCGCCGCGCCGGCGTCGGCACCAACCTCGACTTCGGCGGCCACGGCATCGGCCGCCGCATGCACCAGGAACCCCACGTCCCCAACAACGGCCGCCCCGGCCGCGGCCTCAAACTCCGCACCGGCCAGGTCTTCGCCATCGAACCCTGGTTCTGGTCCGGCCCCGGCTCCACCTACACCATCGACCCCGACGGCTGGACCCTCCGCTCCGCCGACCAAACCCGAGGCGCCCACGCCGAACACACCGTAGCCCTCACCCCCGAAGGCCCCCAGATCCTCACCCTCCCCTAG